A stretch of DNA from Candidatus Poribacteria bacterium:
CTTCTTCAAGCCTGCCCGCCGAAGCCAGCGCCTGCGCGAAGATCGTCTGCGTCGGCGCATCCCACGCCCCGTTGATACCCTCGGCGACGAGGACGGCAAGCGCGCGTTCCGGCTGACCCAACCGAACCCATGCCTGAGCCAGGAGACGCGCGGCTCGGACGTTCGCCGGATCGTGTCGCAGGGCGTCTTCGAGCGGCTCGACCGCCGACGCCGGGTCGCCCAGCCCGATCAGCCGGGCTTCTCCCAGACGGACGGCGGCTTCCACGTGGGTCGGATCGGATTCGACGGCGCGCTGGAGGAGCTCGGCGCAGCGAGACCACTTGCCCTGACGGCTGAGAAGCATCGCCAGGTCGAAGTCGGCGTCCGGGTGCAGCGGAACCTCGTCGACGATGGCTTCCAGCGCCGTCTCGGCGGCGGCGATGTCTCCGTGGGCAATGGCGATCAGGCTGCGGTCGTACAGTCGGGCGGCGTGGTCGTCGATGGACGACGGCTGGACGGCGAACATGAGACCCAGAACGATTCCGATCACGCCCAGACCCCACCGATCCTGGCGCCGTTCGGATTCATCCTAGCCGTGAGTCACGATGTCAGGAGGGTTCGCTCGAGATACACCACGGTCGAACCGGACTCCAAACGTCCGCGCGCGCCTCCTCGATCCTTGCGCAGGCGTCGTCCGCCGAGCGCTTGGGCATGTTAGCAGGGGTGGAACGAGCGATCAAGAGCCTTCCTCGCGCCAAGCTACTTGTGGATCACCATCCGGCGGGTCTCGCGGAAGGAGCCGGCGCGGAGCTCGTAGAAGTAGACGCCGCTCGCGACGCGTTCCCCGAGCTGGTTCGTGCCATCCCATCGAGCCGCGCGCCCGCGTTCTCCTGCGCACCGCTGCGTCCCTGAGCTCGACCAGGCATCCGAACCCCCTCCCGCAAGGGATAGGGAACCCCTCCGCCAAGCCCTGGCGAGAGTCGGGGCGCACGCGACGCCAGCGTTGACAGAGCGCGGTTGCCGACGCATCGCCCTGTGCTAGAATGACCGCGCCGAACCAGACACCCACCGGATGAGGAGCGCCAGGGCGGATGAAAGCTGTCGTCAAGTACGGGCTGAAGGACAAGAACGTCGAACTCCGCGAAGTGCCGGAGCCGAGTATCGGGCCCACCGACGTGCTCCTCGAAGTCGGCGCCGCCGGCGTCTGTGGCAGCGATATCGAGTTCTGGCGCAACAAGATCACCTACCCGATCAACGTCCCGGTCATCCAGGGACATGAGTTCTGCGGCACGATCCGCGAGGTGGGGAGCGACGTCCGCGCCTATCGTCCCGGCGAGCGGGTCGTCAGCGAGACGTCGGCGGTCATCTGCGGCGTCTGCCGGTTCTGCCGCGCCGGCGAGTACAACCTCTGCCCCGACCGCAAGGGCTTCGGATACGGCGTCGATGGCGCGTTCACGCGCTACGTCCGCGTGCCGCAGCGCTGCCTGCACCGCATTCCCGAAGGCGTCCCCTTCGAGCACGCCGCCCTGACGGAACCCATCGCCGTCGCCTACAACGCCCTGTGCGTCAAGAGCGAGATCGTCCCCGGCGAGACGGTCGTCGTGCTGGGACCCGGACCCATCGGGCTCTTCTCGGCGCAGATCGCCAAGATCCGCGGAGCGCGCGTCATCGTCAGCGGGCTGAGCATCGACGCGCGTCGTCTGGCAGCGGCGGAGGAAATCGGCTTCGACGCCGTCATCGACTCCGAGAAGCACTACCTCGTCGCCGTCGTCTTGGGGCGCACGGGCGGCGATGGCGCGTCGCTCGTCGTCGATGCCGCCGGAGGCAACGGCGCGATCGCCCAGGCGGTCGAGATGGTCCGGCGCAACGGGCAGATCACCAAGATCGCGTGGAACCGCGACCCGCTGGGCATCAGCCTCGATCCCATCGTCGCCAAGGCGGTGCGGCTCCAAGGAACCTACAGCCACACGTGGCAGACGTGGGAGAACGTCCTGTCGCTGCTCGAAACGGGCGCGGTCAACATGAAGGCGATGGTTACCCACATCCTGCCGATCACCGAGTGGGAGCACGCCTTCGAAGCCGCCGAAGAGCGCCACGCCGTCAAAGCCGTTCTGCATCCAGCCTGAGGAACCCCGATGCCCATCTCCCGACCCTACCGCGTCACGGAGCCGATCACGCAGGTATCGCTCGATCTGACGACCATCGACGAGGCGATGTCGTTCGCCCGCGTTGCCGTCGCCGCCGGAGTCGATTGGCTGGAAGCGGGGACGCCGCTCATCCTCGGCGAGGGGCTCCACGCGGTCCAAGCGCTCCACGACGCGTTCCCGAACCATCCGATCATCGCCGACCTCAAGACGATGGACGGCGGCTACCTCGAAGCGGAGATGATGGCGAAGGCGGGCGCGTCGTGGGTCGTCGTCATGGGCGTTTCGGAGCCGGCGACGATCCGCGCGGTCGTGAAGGCGGGAGCCGAATACGGCATCGGCGTCATGGGCGACATCATGGCGGCGGCGGACCCCGTGCAGTGCGCCGTTGACATGGAACGCCTCGGCGTCGACGTCATCCTCGTTCACACGAGCTACGACGCCCGCAAAGAGAAGCCGATGTCGCCGCTGGATCATCTGGAGGACGTGTTCAACGCCGTGACGATCCCGATCCAGGCGGTCGGCGGATTGAGCGTCGAGCAGGCGATCACGATGCCGACGCTGGGGGCTCCGCTCGTCGTCCTCGGCGCGCCGCTGGTCATCGACGCCCACGAGTTCCGGCCGTCCGACACGGACGACGAGCTCGAACGCATCCTTCGGAGCGTCGTCACGCGGATCAAGACCCAGCCGATTCGCCGCCGATAGCGCGACGACGCTCCCGAACGCGGCAGAACCCATCGACCGCTCGCCGGCTCCCACCATGCCGAGCGGATTCCAGCCGCCGCGTCCACAAGGAGCCGGGATGACACGAAAAGCCAAGACGACCCCATCATCGGAACCCGCCGTCACGGCGCGCGCCGTCGTTTTCGGGTTCCTGCTGATGCCGCTGATGGTCTACTGGCTGGTGCAGATGGAGGTGGTGCGCTACACCCACCCGACGCTCGTCCATCCCCTTTCGAACGTCGTCTTCGTTCTCTTCTGCATGATCGCCGCCAACGGCGCGCTTCGCCGCGTCCGCGTCCGATGGGCGTTCTCCGCCGGCGAGCTGATGACCGTCTACGTCATGCTGGGCGTGCTCTCAGCGCTTTGCACGCACGATCTGCTCGAAATCCTGATGACGATCCTCGCCTACCCCTACCGGTTCGCCACGCCGGAGAACGAGTGGCGCGAGCTCATCCTGCCGCACATCCCGCGATGGCTGACCGTCTGGGACCCGAAGGCGGTGGGCGGGTTCTACGACGGCAAGGGCTCCTTCTTCGAGAAGGGCGCCCTGCTGGCGTGGGCGGCTCCTCTGGCGTGGTGGCTCGCGTTCGTGTTCGCGCTGTTCGCGACGCTCATCTGCATCAACTCGCTCCTGCGGCGACAGTGGATCGAGCATGAGCGGCTCTCCTACCCGATCATCCAGCTTCCGCTCGAAATGACGCTTGACGGCGCGCGGTTCTTCCGCTCGCCGGTCATGTGGATCGGCTTCGGCGTCGCGTCGGCAATCAGCGTGCTGAACCTGCTGAACTCGATCTTCCCGCAGGTGCCCTACGTGCCCGTGAAGCGTATGCGGATCGACACGCTGCTGGGGCTCCAGAGCATCGGGGCGGTGCAGTCGGCGTTCTACCCGTTCGCGGTCGGCATCTCGTTTCTGATTCCGCTCGATCTGCTGCTGTCCGGCTGGGTGTTCTACTGGGTCTACAAGGCGGAGATTGCCGTCGGGGCGGCGTTTGGGCTGAACAAGCTGCCGGGGTATCCGTTCGGCGATCAGCAGGGGTTCGGGGCGTACATGGCGCTGCTGGGGTTCGCGCTGTGGACGGCGAGGGGTCACCTGGCGCGCGCCGTCCGCTCGGCGATCCGCGGGCAGTCGGACGATACGGAGCGCGGCGAGGCGATGTCGCACCGCGCGGCGTTCGTCGGAATCGCGCTCGGGATGGCGTATCTGGGCGTCTTCTCGGTCGTCGCGGGGATGTCGATGTGGGTGTTCGCGCTCTTCTTCGCGATGTACTTCGCGCTGGGGACGATGATCGCCCGCATGCGCGCGGAGCTGGGGTTCCTCGTCCACGACCTGCACAACATCGAGCCGCAGGGCTTGCTGATCGACCTGTTCGGAACGCGGCGGCTGGGACCTCGGAACCTGGGCATCTTCGCGCTCTACAACTTCTTCAATCGCGCCTATCGGGCGCATCCGGCTCCGCTCCAGCTCGAGGCATTCAAGATCGCCGAACGGACGCGCGCGCACCCGCGCCGGTTCGTCTGGCTCATCCTCGCCTCAACGCTCGTGGGGAGCGTCGTCACGGTCGTCATGGTGGGCGAGCAGTACTACCGCCACGGCGCGGACACGGGGCACTATGGGCCCTGGGCGCTGGGATTCGGACGCGATCTGTATGGGCAGCTCGAGCGCTGGCTGGCGTTCCCGACGGAAACGGACGCGCTCGCGGCGGCGGCGATGGTCGTGGGATTCGCCGCGTCGGCGGGGATGATGCTCGCGCGTTCGACGTTCCTGGGATGGCCCCTGCATCCGCTGGGCTATGCGATGGCGAACAGTTGGGGCATGTATAACCTGTGGTGCCCACTGTTCGTCGCGTGGCTGTGCAAGTTCGTCATCCTGAAGCACAGCGGGCTGAAAGCCTATCGCCGGGCGATTCCGTTCTTTCTGGGCATGGCGCTGGGGGATTACGTGTTGGGCTATTCCTGGAGTCTGGCGAGCGTCGCGTTCGACCGGCCGCTGTATCAGTTCTGGCCCTAGTGCTGAATGGATGGCGTCCCGTCGAAAGAAAGGGAGCGGTCGATGAAAATGATCGGCTAGCCGACTCATCCGGCGCACGGAAGCCCATACGAAGAGCGTGGCGATGCTGCGTGGCTCACTCGCTCTGGTGAGCCTGTATCTAGCCTGGGCGCAATACCGACTGCTATAGGCGATTCCCGGTTGTTGACGCCCCGTGCTCCCCACGGCTATACTTGTATCTTGCGGTAGTATGCCGACGGGCGGCGAAGCCGTGCTCCTCAACCGAAGAGAGTCCTCGCGCGATGCGCAGCATGACCGGTTTCGGACGGAGCGTCGCGGCGACGGACGCGGGCACGATCACGGTCGAGATGAAGGCGGTCAACCACCGTTACTGCCAAGTGTCGCTCCGACTGCCGCCCAAGCTGAGCGCGTTCGAGCCGCAGGCGACTTCCCTGATTCGACAGTGCGCGGACCGTGGACACATCTCGGCGTCTGTCGACTATGCGGCGACGGGTTCGGGACGGGCGGCGACCCTCGCGGTCGATGTCGATCTGGCGCGTGCTTACGCGCAGCGCGCTCGTGAAGTGCTTCGCAGCGTCGGCGTCGAGGACTCGATTCCCGCAGCGTCCGTGTTGACGTTCCCCGGCGTCATTTCGACGGCAGAACCGGAACGAGACGCGGAAGCCCTCTGGAAGCTGCTGGAAAAAGGTTTGCAGGGCGCGTGGGACGAGGTCGTCGCCATGCGCGAGCGCGAAGGCGACCAGCTCCGCCGCGAGATGACGGACCGGCTCGCGTCGATCGGCGAGATCGCGGTTGAGCTTCGGGCGACCGTTCCCGACCTCGTCGAGCACTACCGAGAGCGGCTGACCAAGCGCATCAAGGACCTGACCCGCGACGGACATGACGTCGACGAGTCGCGGGTGGTTCTCGAAGCCGGGCTCCTCGCCGACCGCTCCGACGTGACGGAAGAGCTCACGCGGCTCGACAGCCACATGGAGCAACTGCGCGATTGCTTGAACAGCCCGGATGCCGTCGGCCGGCAAATGGACTTTCTCCTTCAGGAGATGAACCGCGAGGCGAACACGATCTCGTCGAAAGTGCCGAATGCGAACGCGGTAGCGCTCTGCGTCCGCATGAAGACAGAGATCGAACGCTTGCGGGAACAGGCGCAGAACGTCGAGTAACGGCGGGTTCGGTCGGTTCAGGACGCGTCCATGGCAGATCGTTCGATCGACCGTCCCTTGCTGATCGTGGTGTCGGGCCCCTCGGGCTCCGGCAAGACATCGGTCGTCGAGGCGTTGCGTCGGAAGCGCGACATCCGCATGTCGGTGTCTGCGACAACTCGGCTCCCGCGAACCGGTGAGACAGACGGCGAATCGTACCACTTCTTGAGCGTCGAGGAGTTCCGGCGGCGCATCGCCGAAGACGCGTTCGCCGAATGGGCCCAGTACCGAGACAACTACTACGGCACGCTGCGATCCACCGTCGAGGAAGCCCTCGCGGAGGGTCAGGACCTGCTGCTCGAAATCGACGTGCAGGGCGCGAGCCAGATCCGCGCGCGCTACCGAGACGCCGTTCTGGTGTTCGTTCTGCCTCCGAGCCGCGCCGACCTGGAGGCGAGGCTCACGCGGAGAGGAACCGAAGACGACGAGGTCCGAGCGAAGCGATTGGAAGCCGCTGCCGAGGAGGTCCAGCGGGCAGACATCTACGACTACGCTATCATCAACCGCGAATCAGGAATCGACGCAGCCGCCGAAACGCTGGCGGCGATCATTGAGGCGGAGCGGCATCGCCTGACCGTAGAACACGACTCCACGCTGAAACGCTGGCTGAACGACTGAACCGGCGCGGCTCTCGCAACGAGAGCCGAGAACAGGGAGACCGATGGAAGAACTGAACGATCACGACGTCGACGTGGACCAGACCCTCGCGGAAGCCGAAGCTCTCGAAGAGGACGCCGAGGAGCCCGCTCCTCCGTTGCCCGCGACGAGACGCTATCGCCCGCCTGCTACCGAGTTCGAGATCCTCGTCGAGGACGTCGAGCGGCGCGTGACCAACAAGTACCTGGCGGTCAACATCGCCGCCCGAAGGGCCCGCGAGCTCAACGAGCTCGAACTCCCCTTCGGCGATCATGCCCGATCCGCTCGCAAGCCGACCACGCAGGCGCTTGTCGAACTCGTCGAAGGACGGCTCGACTTTGAGGTCATCGGCGTACGCCCCGCGTTGGGCGATACCGATGCCGACCTGGAAGCCGACGCCGAAGAGGACGTCGCCGCGATCTTCGAGGAGTTCGAAGAGTCCGCCGATCTCGATATCGACATCGGCGGCGATGACTACGACGACGGCGACGATACCTAGCTTCGTTCGCCGCCGTCGCCGCATCGATGGGGACGAGCCGCGATGCCACTCGAAGGCGTCAACATCCTGTATGGCGTGACGGGGAGCATCGCGGCGTACAAAGCGGCGGAGCTCACCAGCCTGCTGCGGAAAGCCGGCGCGGACGTCCACGTCGTCATGACGCCCAACGCGTCGCGGTTCATCGCCCCCCTGACGCTCGCCACGCTCTCGCGGAACCCCGTCCACACGGACACGTTCGACATCTCCGGCTGGAAGCCCGAGCACACCACGCTCGCCGATGCGGCGCAGCTCCTGGTCGTGGCGCCAGCCACCGCGAACGCCATCGCCAAGTTCGCGTGCGGCATCGCGGACGACCTGCTCTCGACCCTATTCCTCGCCGCCCGCTGCCCGACGCTCATCGCCCCTGCGATGAACTCCGCGATGTACGATCATCCGGCAGTCGTCCGGAACATTCGGACGCTGACGGAGCGTGGCGCAGTCTTCTCGGGACCGGACTACGGCATGCTCGCCGACGGCTACGAGGGACGCGGCAGGCTCCGCGATGTGCCCGAGCTCTTCCGCGAGATCGAGGAGCTCTGGAACCAGACGGCGGAATCGACCGCGCGTGACCTCGCCGGACGGCGCGTCGTCGTCACGGCGGGACCGACCCGCGAGTACCTCGATCCGGTGCGGTTCATCAGCAACCGCTCGTCCGGCAAGATGGGCTACGCCCTCGCCGAAGCCGCCGAAAAGCGCGGCGCGGACGTCACACTGGTCAGCGGACCTGCGCATCTCGACGCCCCGGCGCGCGTACGCCGGATCGACGTGGGAACCGCCGCCGAGATGCTCCAAGCGGCGAGACAGGCAGCAGAGAACGCGGACATCGTCATCTTCGCCGCCGCCGTCGCCGATTACACGCCGGAGACCGTCTCCGACGCGAAGATCAAGAAGTCAGACGATGCGCTGACGTTGCGCCTCGTCCAAACGACCGACATCTCCGCTGATATCGGCGGCGAGAAAGGGAACCGCGTCCTGGTCGGTTTCGCCGCCGAGACGAACGACGGGATCGCCAACGCGACGCGGAAGCTCCGCGAGAAGAACCTCGACCTGATCGTTCTGAACGACGTGACCCAGCCAGGAGCCGGTTTCGACGCCGACACGAACATCGTCACGTTCATCGACGGCGAGTCGGAGCCGAAATCCCTGCCGATGCTGCCCAAGTCGCAGGTCGCGCATCGCATCCTCGACGCCGTCGCACGTCTCCTGGAGGCTCGGCGCTGAGGCGTGGAAAGAGCGCAGCGACATAGGCGCGCTCGAACGATGGCGTTCAGCCTGCTGGCGGCACTGATCCTGCTGGCAGGGATCGGCTGCCGCGACCGCGCGGCTCCGCCGCCGAACGGCTCCACGCCAGCCGGAGCGCCGGCAGCGACGCCCAAGCCGCTCGATCCTTCCCTCCGCAAGCCCGCGGCTCCGACGGACTGGCCCCTCTACCTGCGCGATCTGTCCAGGTCGGGAACCGCAGCGGTCGATGGACCCGCGCCGCCCCTCAAAATCCGATGGACGTACCAGACCTCCGCGCCGATCACGGCGAGCCCCATCGTCATCGGGGATGTCGTCTACTTCGGATCGACGGATGGGCGGTTCTACGCCGTCGGCGCGACCTCCTGGGGCGCGCGGTGGCGGTTCCGCGCAGAAGCTCCGATCCAGCAAGCTGCCGCCTATGTCGATGGCGTGATCGTCTTCGCCGATTCCAAGGCGAACGCGTATGGGCTCGCCGCCGAGACCGGCGAGATGCTCTGGCGAGCGGTTCTGCCGGGATGGACCGTGTCGCCGCCTGTCGCCGGCGACGGGCTCGCGTGGTTTGGCGTCCATCCCAGCG
This window harbors:
- a CDS encoding zinc-binding dehydrogenase — protein: MKAVVKYGLKDKNVELREVPEPSIGPTDVLLEVGAAGVCGSDIEFWRNKITYPINVPVIQGHEFCGTIREVGSDVRAYRPGERVVSETSAVICGVCRFCRAGEYNLCPDRKGFGYGVDGAFTRYVRVPQRCLHRIPEGVPFEHAALTEPIAVAYNALCVKSEIVPGETVVVLGPGPIGLFSAQIAKIRGARVIVSGLSIDARRLAAAEEIGFDAVIDSEKHYLVAVVLGRTGGDGASLVVDAAGGNGAIAQAVEMVRRNGQITKIAWNRDPLGISLDPIVAKAVRLQGTYSHTWQTWENVLSLLETGAVNMKAMVTHILPITEWEHAFEAAEERHAVKAVLHPA
- a CDS encoding D-arabino 3-hexulose 6-phosphate aldehyde lyase, which translates into the protein MPISRPYRVTEPITQVSLDLTTIDEAMSFARVAVAAGVDWLEAGTPLILGEGLHAVQALHDAFPNHPIIADLKTMDGGYLEAEMMAKAGASWVVVMGVSEPATIRAVVKAGAEYGIGVMGDIMAAADPVQCAVDMERLGVDVILVHTSYDARKEKPMSPLDHLEDVFNAVTIPIQAVGGLSVEQAITMPTLGAPLVVLGAPLVIDAHEFRPSDTDDELERILRSVVTRIKTQPIRRR
- a CDS encoding YicC family protein; this translates as MRSMTGFGRSVAATDAGTITVEMKAVNHRYCQVSLRLPPKLSAFEPQATSLIRQCADRGHISASVDYAATGSGRAATLAVDVDLARAYAQRAREVLRSVGVEDSIPAASVLTFPGVISTAEPERDAEALWKLLEKGLQGAWDEVVAMREREGDQLRREMTDRLASIGEIAVELRATVPDLVEHYRERLTKRIKDLTRDGHDVDESRVVLEAGLLADRSDVTEELTRLDSHMEQLRDCLNSPDAVGRQMDFLLQEMNREANTISSKVPNANAVALCVRMKTEIERLREQAQNVE
- a CDS encoding guanylate kinase, translated to MADRSIDRPLLIVVSGPSGSGKTSVVEALRRKRDIRMSVSATTRLPRTGETDGESYHFLSVEEFRRRIAEDAFAEWAQYRDNYYGTLRSTVEEALAEGQDLLLEIDVQGASQIRARYRDAVLVFVLPPSRADLEARLTRRGTEDDEVRAKRLEAAAEEVQRADIYDYAIINRESGIDAAAETLAAIIEAERHRLTVEHDSTLKRWLND
- the rpoZ gene encoding DNA-directed RNA polymerase subunit omega, which codes for MEELNDHDVDVDQTLAEAEALEEDAEEPAPPLPATRRYRPPATEFEILVEDVERRVTNKYLAVNIAARRARELNELELPFGDHARSARKPTTQALVELVEGRLDFEVIGVRPALGDTDADLEADAEEDVAAIFEEFEESADLDIDIGGDDYDDGDDT
- the coaBC gene encoding bifunctional phosphopantothenoylcysteine decarboxylase/phosphopantothenate--cysteine ligase CoaBC, which produces MPLEGVNILYGVTGSIAAYKAAELTSLLRKAGADVHVVMTPNASRFIAPLTLATLSRNPVHTDTFDISGWKPEHTTLADAAQLLVVAPATANAIAKFACGIADDLLSTLFLAARCPTLIAPAMNSAMYDHPAVVRNIRTLTERGAVFSGPDYGMLADGYEGRGRLRDVPELFREIEELWNQTAESTARDLAGRRVVVTAGPTREYLDPVRFISNRSSGKMGYALAEAAEKRGADVTLVSGPAHLDAPARVRRIDVGTAAEMLQAARQAAENADIVIFAAAVADYTPETVSDAKIKKSDDALTLRLVQTTDISADIGGEKGNRVLVGFAAETNDGIANATRKLREKNLDLIVLNDVTQPGAGFDADTNIVTFIDGESEPKSLPMLPKSQVAHRILDAVARLLEARR